In Paraburkholderia acidisoli, one DNA window encodes the following:
- the leuD gene encoding 3-isopropylmalate dehydratase small subunit, giving the protein MAKPLTVTGVAAPLPINNLDTDQIMPKQFLLGIDKAGLARGLLYDLRFDPAGRAREQFVLNREAYRDAKILIGGSNFGCGSSREHAVWGLQQAGFEAVIAPSYGEIFYFNAANNRLLLVVLPPAQIEALVHEIEQGGSKQLAIDIEGQYVESPSGVRYAFELPARQKQMLVEGLDMVGMTLKDAAAIDAFEQRHWAANPWCRIDLPAQQAHWAALSEPAMPQP; this is encoded by the coding sequence ATGGCTAAGCCGCTGACCGTGACCGGCGTTGCCGCGCCGCTGCCCATCAACAATCTGGACACCGACCAGATCATGCCCAAGCAGTTTCTGCTTGGCATCGACAAGGCGGGCCTCGCGCGCGGTCTGCTCTACGACCTGCGCTTCGATCCCGCGGGCCGCGCACGCGAGCAGTTCGTGCTGAACCGCGAGGCGTATCGCGACGCGAAGATTTTGATCGGCGGTTCGAACTTCGGTTGCGGATCGAGCCGCGAACATGCCGTGTGGGGCTTGCAGCAGGCCGGTTTCGAAGCCGTGATCGCGCCGAGCTACGGTGAGATCTTCTACTTCAACGCGGCCAACAACCGGCTGTTGCTGGTCGTGCTGCCGCCCGCGCAGATCGAGGCGCTCGTGCACGAGATCGAGCAGGGCGGCAGCAAGCAACTGGCCATCGACATCGAAGGTCAATACGTGGAATCGCCCTCGGGCGTGCGCTATGCGTTCGAATTGCCCGCGCGCCAGAAGCAGATGCTGGTGGAAGGCCTCGACATGGTCGGCATGACCTTGAAGGACGCCGCCGCCATCGACGCCTTCGAACAGCGCCACTGGGCCGCGAACCCGTGGTGCCGGATCGATTTGCCCGCGCAGCAGGCGCATTGGGCTGCCCTGTCCGAACCCGCCATGCCGCAGCCGTAG
- a CDS encoding CaiB/BaiF CoA transferase family protein translates to MEPISQRGGPLSGVRVLDLSAYIAGPYGCTLLADQGAEVIKIEPPTGDNLRKYPSTLEAESRAFLGVNRGKRGLVLDLKQREALDVLLDLVKQADVLVHNFRPSVPARLGIAYEQLRAINPRLIYCAVTGYGDNGPNKDKAGYDQVLQTMTGMCTLQGPAEGPPEVLYGSVVDYYAAALVASGVSSALFAREKSGEGQYLGVSLLRSALTMQSARMIWADSEPKDVGRDMRSGGITGIHPTREGYLYLSANTPHFWNALCELTGLTALAADERYDTVRKRATHRDEIVPQLRAALAQRSALEWEAVFGDVVPCAAARSVEDMFDDPQVLAEDMVAHFDYPGVGAYRGFKHPVRFSGTPLPEPFAAPAFGEHSVALLREAGLREDEIEALRAKRAVL, encoded by the coding sequence ATGGAACCCATTTCGCAACGCGGCGGCCCGCTTTCCGGCGTGCGCGTGCTCGACCTGAGCGCGTATATCGCCGGTCCGTACGGCTGCACGCTGCTCGCCGACCAGGGCGCCGAAGTCATCAAGATCGAGCCGCCCACGGGCGACAATCTGCGTAAATATCCGTCCACGCTCGAAGCCGAAAGCCGCGCATTTCTCGGCGTGAACCGCGGCAAGCGCGGGCTCGTGCTCGACCTCAAGCAGCGCGAGGCGCTCGACGTGCTGCTCGATCTCGTCAAGCAGGCGGACGTGCTCGTGCACAACTTCCGCCCGAGCGTGCCCGCGCGCCTCGGCATCGCCTACGAACAACTGCGCGCGATCAATCCGCGTTTGATCTACTGCGCCGTGACGGGCTACGGCGACAACGGTCCCAACAAGGACAAGGCCGGTTACGACCAGGTGCTGCAGACCATGACGGGCATGTGCACGCTGCAAGGTCCCGCCGAAGGGCCGCCCGAAGTGCTGTACGGTTCCGTGGTCGATTACTACGCGGCGGCGCTGGTGGCGTCGGGCGTGTCGTCGGCGCTGTTCGCGCGCGAGAAGAGCGGCGAGGGACAGTATCTCGGCGTTTCGCTGTTGCGCAGCGCGTTGACGATGCAGTCGGCGCGCATGATCTGGGCCGACAGCGAACCGAAGGACGTGGGCCGCGACATGCGCTCGGGCGGCATCACGGGCATTCATCCCACGCGTGAAGGCTACCTGTATCTTTCCGCGAACACGCCGCATTTCTGGAACGCGCTGTGCGAACTGACGGGTCTCACCGCGCTCGCCGCCGACGAACGTTACGACACCGTGCGCAAGCGCGCCACGCATCGCGACGAGATCGTGCCGCAGTTGCGCGCGGCGCTGGCGCAGCGTTCCGCGCTCGAATGGGAAGCGGTGTTCGGCGACGTCGTACCGTGCGCCGCCGCGCGCAGCGTGGAAGACATGTTCGACGATCCGCAGGTGCTCGCGGAAGACATGGTCGCGCACTTCGACTATCCGGGCGTGGGCGCGTATCGCGGCTTCAAGCATCCCGTGCGCTTCAGCGGCACGCCGCTGCCCGAGCCGTTCGCCGCGCCTGCGTTCGGCGAACACAGCGTCGCGCTGCTGCGCGAGGCAGGTTTGCGCGAGGACGAGATCGAAGCGTTGCGCGCGAAACGCGCCGTGCTCTGA
- a CDS encoding HpcH/HpaI aldolase/citrate lyase family protein: MRSKLFVPASRPELFAKALASAADALSFDLEDAVAPERKPQARADLRTLLETAEARATGKTLIVRVNALDTPHFAADIEAVARTGVKLVNLPKPEHPDDVRAAAAALEAAERANGVTTPIGLLLNVESPRALRLAAELAGAHPRVAGLQLGLGDLFEPLGIARRETAAIHQAMFALRVAAGEAGVFAYDTAFANIKDAEGFRAEAQMSRAFGFIGKSCIHPSQIAIANEVFRPSDDDIAHAVRVVIAAREADANGVGAYVVDGRMIDPPFVERARSLVNEAARFDLLSHEQRASLGI; this comes from the coding sequence ATGAGAAGCAAGCTGTTCGTGCCGGCATCGCGCCCGGAACTGTTCGCCAAGGCGCTCGCCAGCGCCGCCGACGCGCTTTCCTTCGACCTCGAAGACGCCGTCGCGCCCGAGCGCAAGCCGCAGGCGCGCGCGGACCTGCGCACGCTGCTCGAAACGGCCGAGGCGCGCGCCACCGGCAAGACGCTGATCGTGCGCGTCAACGCGCTGGACACGCCGCATTTCGCCGCCGATATCGAAGCGGTCGCCCGCACCGGCGTGAAGCTCGTGAATCTGCCGAAGCCGGAACATCCCGACGACGTGCGCGCCGCCGCCGCCGCGCTCGAAGCGGCCGAACGCGCCAACGGCGTGACCACGCCGATCGGCTTGCTGCTCAACGTCGAGTCGCCGCGTGCGCTGCGTCTCGCGGCCGAGCTGGCGGGCGCGCATCCGCGCGTCGCCGGTTTGCAACTGGGTCTCGGCGATCTGTTCGAGCCGCTCGGGATCGCGCGTCGCGAGACGGCGGCGATCCATCAGGCGATGTTCGCGCTGCGCGTCGCGGCCGGCGAAGCAGGCGTGTTCGCCTACGACACCGCGTTCGCCAATATCAAGGATGCCGAAGGATTTCGCGCCGAAGCGCAGATGTCGCGCGCGTTCGGTTTCATCGGCAAAAGCTGCATTCATCCGAGCCAGATCGCGATCGCGAACGAGGTGTTCCGGCCGTCCGACGACGACATCGCGCATGCCGTGCGCGTGGTGATCGCGGCGCGCGAGGCGGACGCGAACGGCGTGGGCGCCTATGTCGTCGACGGCCGCATGATCGATCCGCCCTTCGTCGAACGCGCGCGCTCGCTCGTGAACGAAGCCGCGCGGTTCGACCTGCTCTCGCACGAACAACGCGCATCGCTCGGGATTTAA
- a CDS encoding lysozyme inhibitor LprI family protein gives MRFPLVSAAALAFLSAPAWSAQSDCMTTATTQQAMNACAGQKLKASDQQLNTTYNALLAKTSKPGGEQLRKAQRAWVAWRDAQCQFDTLGTRQGSVNPMVYTLCVNDLTQQQTKHLAAQLHCEEGDLSCGGQ, from the coding sequence ATGCGTTTCCCCCTCGTTTCGGCCGCGGCGCTCGCGTTCCTGAGCGCGCCGGCCTGGTCCGCGCAATCCGATTGCATGACGACCGCCACCACCCAGCAGGCCATGAACGCCTGCGCGGGTCAGAAGCTCAAGGCATCGGATCAGCAGTTGAACACCACGTACAACGCCCTGCTCGCCAAAACCAGCAAGCCGGGCGGCGAGCAATTGCGCAAGGCGCAGCGCGCGTGGGTCGCGTGGCGCGACGCGCAATGCCAGTTCGACACCCTGGGCACGCGCCAGGGCAGCGTGAATCCGATGGTCTACACGCTATGCGTCAACGACCTGACGCAGCAGCAAACGAAGCATCTCGCCGCGCAGCTGCATTGCGAGGAAGGCGATCTCTCGTGCGGCGGGCAATGA
- a CDS encoding nickel/cobalt transporter, translating to MLSFVRVSLWAVLALCVTVLAATVALPAHAAPAVDVFGQPLHAASAAAARDDAGASAADSGSGSAPESVAAPAPHRAMLLPEFARGWLATALIWQGRLNARIADAAQQLHRDPAPATWLTLIAVAFAYGVLHAVGPGHGKLVAGTYLGSRTTRVAQAIGLAGWSAAVQAMSAIVLVFAAAWFARAGMTNVLSNAASLDVVSYLLLCAAGLFTLYTTFTRRDCCVDPRTLKLVPEERDAAPEQPAYLGAKLRVHTRAARGTFTARQSKFAVVAQILATGFASGIRPCVGSIFVLVAAVAAHAPWVGIAATFAIAAGVAVTVSLFGLGAMGVNRFVMGRGIRLRARLQATQRAVAIVGALAIVLFGAVQTTLILTGYVQPALT from the coding sequence ATGCTGAGCTTCGTGCGCGTTTCGCTTTGGGCCGTACTCGCGCTATGCGTGACCGTGCTCGCTGCAACGGTTGCGTTGCCCGCGCACGCGGCGCCTGCCGTCGACGTGTTCGGCCAGCCCCTGCACGCGGCCTCCGCCGCCGCCGCGCGGGACGACGCGGGCGCGTCGGCGGCCGATTCCGGTTCCGGTTCCGCGCCCGAATCCGTTGCCGCACCCGCCCCGCATCGCGCGATGCTCCTGCCGGAATTCGCGCGTGGCTGGCTCGCGACCGCGCTCATCTGGCAAGGCCGCCTCAACGCGCGTATCGCGGATGCCGCGCAGCAATTGCATCGCGATCCGGCGCCCGCAACGTGGCTCACGCTGATCGCCGTGGCGTTTGCCTATGGCGTGCTGCATGCGGTCGGGCCGGGGCACGGCAAGCTCGTGGCCGGCACGTATCTCGGCTCGCGCACGACGCGTGTGGCGCAGGCCATCGGTCTCGCGGGCTGGAGCGCCGCCGTGCAGGCGATGAGCGCGATTGTGCTCGTGTTCGCGGCGGCGTGGTTCGCGCGGGCGGGCATGACGAACGTGCTGTCCAACGCGGCTTCGCTGGACGTCGTCAGCTATCTGCTGCTCTGCGCGGCCGGCCTCTTCACGCTCTACACCACGTTCACGCGGCGCGACTGCTGCGTCGATCCGCGTACGCTCAAGCTCGTGCCCGAAGAACGCGATGCGGCGCCCGAACAACCCGCGTATCTCGGCGCGAAACTGCGGGTTCACACGCGCGCAGCGCGCGGCACGTTCACGGCCCGGCAGTCGAAATTCGCCGTGGTGGCGCAGATCCTGGCAACCGGTTTCGCTTCGGGCATCCGGCCGTGCGTGGGGTCGATTTTCGTGCTGGTGGCGGCGGTGGCCGCGCACGCGCCGTGGGTGGGCATCGCGGCGACCTTCGCGATTGCGGCGGGCGTGGCCGTGACGGTCTCGCTGTTCGGACTCGGCGCGATGGGCGTGAACCGCTTCGTCATGGGGCGCGGCATCCGCCTGCGCGCCCGGCTTCAGGCGACCCAGCGCGCCGTGGCCATCGTGGGCGCGCTCGCCATCGTGCTGTTCGGCGCCGTTCAAACCACGCTGATCCTTACCGGCTACGTGCAGCCCGCGCTGACTTGA
- a CDS encoding 2-hydroxycarboxylate transporter family protein, with protein MDTATHRAETAPQGLKERWWRIFDLRVGALPLPVYALLIAVLALMTAHGKLAADLPTGIALVAVGGFTCAELAKRIPWIRHIGATSIFAAFIPSMLVYYKLMPEPITKAVTTFTKQSNFLYLFIAAIIVGSVLSMDRQTLVKGFLRIFVPVAAGSLAAACVGTAVGTLLGLDVKHALFMVVVPIMAGGVGEGALPLSAGYAQILGVEQGPLFAQVLSAVMLGNIAAICCAGLLSYLGARRPHLTGNGRLTVAEDDGVTGTQPQSFEFDVSSVASAGATAIALYLLGVLSHQYFDWPAPVVMLVMVVAAQFFQIVSPRVRGGARFMYGFFSTAVTYPLMFAISVAMTPWGEIVTAFHWVNIVTAVSTVLTLVGTGFLVARYTGMYPVEAAIVNATHSGLGGTGDVAILTAANRMELMPFAQIATRIGGAITVMVALAAFAWLR; from the coding sequence ATGGATACCGCGACGCATCGCGCCGAGACCGCGCCCCAGGGTCTGAAAGAACGCTGGTGGCGCATTTTCGACCTGCGGGTGGGCGCGCTGCCGCTGCCCGTGTATGCGCTGTTGATCGCCGTGCTCGCGCTGATGACGGCGCACGGCAAGCTCGCCGCCGACCTGCCCACGGGCATCGCGCTCGTGGCCGTGGGCGGTTTCACGTGCGCCGAACTCGCGAAGCGCATTCCGTGGATCCGGCATATTGGCGCGACCTCGATTTTCGCGGCCTTCATTCCGTCGATGCTGGTCTATTACAAGCTGATGCCGGAGCCCATCACGAAGGCCGTTACCACGTTCACGAAGCAATCGAACTTTCTGTACCTGTTCATTGCGGCGATCATCGTGGGCAGCGTGCTGAGCATGGACCGGCAGACGCTCGTCAAAGGCTTCCTGCGCATTTTCGTGCCGGTCGCGGCCGGTTCGCTCGCGGCCGCGTGCGTGGGCACGGCGGTCGGCACGCTCCTCGGCCTCGACGTGAAGCACGCGCTCTTCATGGTGGTGGTGCCGATCATGGCCGGCGGCGTGGGCGAGGGCGCGTTGCCGCTCTCGGCCGGGTACGCGCAGATTCTCGGCGTGGAGCAGGGGCCGCTGTTCGCGCAGGTGCTCTCGGCGGTGATGCTCGGCAACATCGCGGCGATCTGCTGCGCGGGGCTGCTGAGCTATCTGGGCGCGCGCCGCCCGCATCTCACGGGCAACGGCCGTCTCACGGTGGCCGAAGACGACGGCGTGACCGGCACACAGCCGCAGTCGTTCGAGTTCGACGTGAGTTCGGTGGCTTCGGCGGGCGCGACGGCCATCGCGCTGTACCTGCTGGGCGTGCTGAGCCATCAATACTTCGACTGGCCCGCGCCCGTGGTGATGCTCGTGATGGTGGTGGCGGCGCAGTTCTTCCAGATCGTCTCGCCGCGCGTGCGAGGCGGCGCGCGTTTCATGTACGGCTTTTTCTCGACGGCGGTGACGTATCCGCTCATGTTCGCGATCAGCGTCGCCATGACGCCGTGGGGCGAGATCGTCACGGCGTTTCACTGGGTCAACATCGTCACGGCGGTCTCGACGGTGCTCACGCTCGTTGGCACGGGCTTTCTGGTGGCGCGCTACACGGGCATGTACCCGGTGGAGGCGGCCATCGTCAACGCCACGCACAGCGGCCTGGGCGGCACCGGCGACGTGGCCATTCTCACCGCCGCGAACCGCATGGAGTTGATGCCGTTCGCGCAGATCGCCACGCGTATTGGCGGGGCCATTACGGTGATGGTCGCGCTCGCGGCGTTCGCGTGGTTGCGGTGA
- a CDS encoding DUF1007 family protein — protein sequence MRNLSLSRWLKRLAGAAVWIVPSLAAAHPHVWIRYAARVQMQGTTITAIAESWRFAEGFPVQLVGIDTLPDNGPLDAKQTAIFREQAFDSLAGAHYFSQLFVDGRTQPLGAPTGFRVVIDHGKLVYTFTLPLKKPLNVRGHNVSLGIWDESFFVDYEPDGANAVTLDGHAAPTCTVKPFQDHAHPIFDGLYVPQAMALSC from the coding sequence ATGCGCAATCTTTCCTTGTCCCGATGGCTCAAGCGCCTCGCGGGCGCCGCCGTATGGATCGTCCCGTCGCTGGCCGCCGCGCATCCGCACGTCTGGATCCGCTACGCCGCGCGCGTGCAGATGCAGGGCACGACGATCACCGCCATCGCCGAAAGCTGGCGCTTCGCCGAAGGCTTCCCGGTTCAACTGGTGGGCATCGACACCTTGCCCGACAACGGCCCGCTCGATGCGAAGCAGACCGCGATCTTCCGCGAGCAGGCTTTCGATTCGCTGGCGGGCGCGCATTATTTCAGCCAGCTTTTCGTCGATGGCCGGACGCAACCGCTCGGCGCGCCCACGGGCTTTCGCGTGGTCATCGACCACGGCAAGCTCGTCTACACCTTCACGTTGCCGCTGAAAAAGCCGCTCAACGTGCGCGGCCATAACGTTTCGCTCGGCATCTGGGACGAGTCGTTTTTCGTCGACTACGAACCCGACGGCGCGAACGCCGTGACCCTGGACGGTCACGCCGCGCCCACGTGCACGGTGAAGCCGTTTCAGGATCACGCGCATCCCATCTTCGACGGCCTCTACGTGCCGCAAGCCATGGCCCTGTCATGCTGA
- a CDS encoding MFS transporter, whose translation MPPTQTPLHPDAPAALERRVIRKVSRRITPFIIVLYFLSFLNRTNVGFAGLTMNHDIGLTQAMFGFGAGIFFVGYIVAGMPSNLALQRVGARRWIALLMLTWGLLSSATAFATGPASFYTLRFLLGLAEAGFFPGMILYLSFWFPARHRALVTAMFMTAAPLSNMIGSPISGALMNLEGVAQLHGWQWLFLVEGAPTVLLGVVALFFLTDRPEQARWLAAEERAWLSGEMQRERDARVTQGRSRVWEAFKDRRVLLLALVYAGTSTGLYAIGIWAPLIIHRFGFGYFELGLVNAVPNLFAVITMVAWARHSDRTGERRLHVAVACLAAGIGMLMAGYATHAVVLILGLSIANFGINAAKPPLWSLPTQFLSGSAAAAGIALINAMGSLIGGTLGPMVIGKLRDLSGDYSLGLYFVSATLLLSAVLSAMFGAAKKAPMREGSGSAASR comes from the coding sequence ATGCCCCCCACCCAGACTCCGCTCCATCCCGACGCGCCCGCCGCGCTCGAACGCCGCGTCATTCGCAAGGTCTCGCGGCGCATCACGCCGTTCATCATCGTGCTGTATTTCCTGAGCTTTCTGAACCGCACCAACGTGGGGTTCGCCGGTCTCACGATGAATCACGACATCGGCCTGACCCAGGCGATGTTCGGCTTCGGCGCGGGGATCTTTTTCGTCGGCTATATCGTGGCCGGCATGCCCTCGAATCTCGCGCTGCAACGCGTGGGCGCGCGCCGCTGGATCGCGCTCCTGATGCTCACGTGGGGCCTGCTCTCTTCGGCAACGGCGTTCGCCACCGGCCCCGCGAGCTTTTACACGCTGCGCTTCCTGCTGGGGCTCGCCGAAGCGGGCTTCTTCCCCGGCATGATTCTTTACCTGAGCTTCTGGTTTCCCGCGCGCCACCGCGCGCTCGTCACCGCGATGTTCATGACGGCCGCGCCGCTCTCGAACATGATTGGCTCGCCCATTTCGGGTGCGCTCATGAACCTCGAAGGCGTCGCGCAATTGCACGGCTGGCAGTGGCTCTTTCTCGTGGAAGGCGCACCGACGGTCCTGCTCGGCGTGGTCGCGCTGTTCTTCCTGACCGATCGCCCCGAACAGGCGCGCTGGCTCGCCGCCGAGGAACGCGCGTGGCTCAGCGGCGAAATGCAGCGCGAGCGCGACGCGCGCGTCACCCAGGGTCGCTCGCGCGTGTGGGAAGCGTTCAAGGACCGGCGCGTCCTGCTGCTCGCGCTCGTCTACGCGGGCACGTCCACGGGCCTCTACGCCATCGGCATCTGGGCGCCGCTCATCATTCACCGCTTCGGTTTTGGCTACTTCGAACTCGGGCTCGTGAACGCGGTGCCGAACCTGTTCGCGGTCATCACGATGGTGGCGTGGGCGCGCCATTCGGACCGCACCGGCGAGCGTCGCCTGCACGTGGCCGTCGCGTGTCTCGCCGCGGGTATCGGCATGCTGATGGCGGGCTATGCGACGCACGCGGTCGTGCTGATCCTCGGGCTCTCGATCGCCAACTTCGGTATCAACGCGGCCAAGCCGCCGCTGTGGAGCCTGCCCACGCAGTTCCTCTCGGGTTCGGCCGCGGCGGCGGGCATCGCGCTCATCAACGCGATGGGCAGTTTGATCGGCGGCACCCTGGGGCCGATGGTGATCGGCAAGCTGCGCGACCTGAGCGGCGACTATTCGCTCGGCCTGTATTTCGTCAGCGCGACGCTGCTGCTTTCGGCGGTGTTATCGGCGATGTTCGGGGCGGCAAAGAAGGCGCCGATGCGTGAAGGCAGCGGCAGCGCGGCTTCGCGCTAG
- a CDS encoding LysR family transcriptional regulator: METAFLANLLLIVDTGSMAEAARRVGVTPAAIAQQMSALERELGVTLLVRAGRTVTPTEAGHRIIERARGLVADFAELKAHALEGEAAGELRIGTITTALLSLLPDVLANFARGFPRAKVLIRAGTSMELYDSLHRGDLDVAICLHPAFALPKAYDWHLLREEPLVVLAPQRLAGEDPHELLRREPFIRYDRSLGGGKQADQYLRAARIVPRELFELNALMPIAMMVDRGLGVSLVPDIVSPMTAALSIARIALPMPIEPRRFGMVWQRASPRSRLIQGLLQCADEAVQASVARNGR; the protein is encoded by the coding sequence GTGGAGACGGCATTTCTCGCCAATCTGCTCTTGATCGTCGACACCGGGTCGATGGCGGAGGCCGCGCGGCGCGTGGGCGTGACGCCGGCGGCCATTGCCCAGCAGATGTCGGCGCTGGAGCGCGAACTCGGCGTGACGCTGCTGGTGCGGGCCGGCCGCACGGTCACGCCCACGGAGGCCGGGCATCGCATCATCGAGCGGGCGCGCGGTCTGGTCGCCGATTTCGCCGAGCTGAAAGCGCATGCGCTCGAAGGCGAGGCGGCGGGTGAACTGCGCATCGGCACGATCACCACGGCGCTCCTGAGCCTGTTGCCCGACGTGCTCGCGAACTTCGCGCGCGGCTTTCCGCGCGCGAAGGTGCTGATCCGCGCGGGCACCTCGATGGAGCTGTACGACTCGCTGCATCGCGGCGATCTCGACGTCGCCATTTGCCTGCACCCGGCGTTCGCGCTGCCGAAGGCGTACGACTGGCATCTGCTGCGCGAGGAGCCGCTCGTCGTGCTCGCGCCGCAGCGTCTCGCCGGCGAAGACCCGCACGAGCTGCTGCGGCGCGAGCCGTTTATTCGCTACGACCGCTCGCTCGGCGGCGGCAAGCAGGCGGACCAGTACCTGCGCGCGGCGCGCATCGTGCCGCGCGAGCTGTTCGAGCTGAACGCGTTGATGCCGATCGCGATGATGGTGGATCGCGGCCTGGGCGTTTCGCTGGTGCCGGATATCGTGTCGCCCATGACGGCGGCACTCTCGATCGCGCGCATTGCGTTGCCGATGCCGATCGAGCCGCGCCGCTTCGGCATGGTGTGGCAGCGGGCGTCACCGCGCTCGCGGCTGATTCAGGGGCTGTTGCAATGCGCCGATGAAGCCGTGCAGGCGAGCGTGGCGCGCAACGGGCGGTGA
- a CDS encoding short-chain fatty acid transporter, translating to MKPTAAPPAPARKTSFTEATIRVFERTIPDPFVLAILITAVVAALSAIFAPHATVPKMITGWYKGFFDIFTFAFQITLVLVTGHAFAHAPPVQRVFKALVSVARTPAQAGALTFVLVAATSFFNWGMGLVVAALLAREVAKRMRVDFAWIVAAGFSGWVVWASGISSSIALAQSTPGSSMNVVQKLTGAVLPFGDTVFTRFNLVPTLVMLVAMPFVLAWLRPSDAEAVPLDTDKHPDEAIRKKPEGKLSFARKVEHSWIGSAFIGAVGIGLIVLTQFQHIAFSGVNAVIFVMFIAGVILHGYPLAYADAIKNAAKQTGSMMLQYPLYGGIMGMMDATGLPDVISHFFIAISNAHTLPFWSYVCSLIVTFFIPSGGGHWAVQGPFVVPAAVALHASVPATTMAVAMGEQVSNMMQPFWAAPVVAMAGVGVQRVLGFTVMTFAVGFVVYGAALLIFV from the coding sequence ATGAAACCCACCGCCGCGCCGCCCGCGCCCGCGCGTAAAACGAGCTTCACCGAAGCCACCATCCGCGTATTCGAACGCACCATTCCCGATCCGTTCGTGCTCGCGATCCTGATCACCGCCGTGGTCGCCGCGCTGTCCGCGATCTTCGCGCCGCACGCCACGGTGCCGAAGATGATCACCGGCTGGTACAAGGGCTTCTTCGACATCTTCACGTTCGCGTTCCAGATCACGCTCGTGCTCGTCACCGGGCACGCGTTCGCGCATGCGCCGCCCGTGCAGCGCGTGTTCAAGGCGCTGGTGTCCGTCGCGCGCACGCCCGCGCAGGCCGGCGCGCTCACTTTCGTGCTGGTCGCGGCCACGTCGTTCTTCAACTGGGGCATGGGCCTCGTGGTGGCGGCGTTGCTCGCGCGGGAAGTGGCGAAGCGCATGCGGGTGGACTTCGCGTGGATCGTGGCGGCCGGCTTCTCGGGCTGGGTCGTGTGGGCGAGCGGCATTTCGAGTTCCATCGCGCTCGCGCAATCCACGCCCGGCAGTTCGATGAACGTCGTGCAAAAGCTCACGGGCGCCGTGCTGCCGTTTGGCGACACCGTGTTCACGCGCTTCAATCTCGTGCCGACGCTCGTGATGCTCGTGGCGATGCCGTTCGTGCTCGCGTGGCTGCGCCCGAGCGATGCCGAGGCCGTGCCGCTCGACACCGACAAGCATCCCGACGAAGCCATCCGCAAGAAGCCCGAGGGCAAGCTGAGTTTCGCGCGCAAGGTCGAGCATTCGTGGATCGGCAGCGCGTTTATCGGCGCGGTGGGGATCGGCCTGATCGTGCTGACGCAGTTCCAGCACATCGCGTTTTCGGGCGTGAATGCCGTGATCTTCGTGATGTTCATCGCGGGCGTGATCCTGCACGGCTATCCGCTCGCCTACGCGGACGCGATCAAGAACGCCGCGAAACAAACCGGCTCGATGATGCTGCAGTACCCGCTCTACGGCGGCATCATGGGCATGATGGACGCGACCGGCTTGCCCGACGTGATCTCGCACTTCTTCATCGCCATTTCGAATGCGCACACGCTGCCGTTCTGGAGCTACGTGTGTTCGCTGATCGTCACGTTCTTCATTCCGAGCGGCGGCGGTCACTGGGCCGTGCAAGGCCCGTTCGTGGTGCCCGCGGCGGTCGCGCTGCACGCCTCCGTGCCCGCCACGACGATGGCGGTGGCCATGGGCGAGCAGGTGTCGAACATGATGCAGCCGTTCTGGGCCGCGCCCGTGGTGGCGATGGCGGGCGTGGGCGTGCAGCGGGTGCTGGGCTTCACGGTCATGACGTTCGCCGTGGGCTTCGTCGTGTACGGCGCGGCGCTGCTGATCTTTGTATGA
- a CDS encoding amidohydrolase family protein, with the protein MQCDSHIHIYDRAFPGSQPGQGGAAGFVDHADVAAYREVQARMGTQRAVIVTPRIYGTDNAVTVDAIRQLGIDHARGVAVLHPDVSDTELDALNEGGIRGIRFTLYTAKHAAVSFEMVEPLAHRIAELGWHVQLHWTAEQVVEHRALLARLPCAMVFDHRARLPLQTGTHHAAFGIVRELAEAGRAWIKLSGPYLDSAAGLAARYADITPMARAWVDAVPERLVWGSDWPHVTETHQPDDVMLLDLLADWAPDDATRDRILVANPAELYGFAI; encoded by the coding sequence ATGCAGTGCGATTCCCATATCCATATCTATGACCGCGCGTTTCCCGGCTCGCAACCGGGCCAGGGCGGCGCGGCGGGCTTCGTCGATCATGCCGATGTGGCCGCGTATCGCGAGGTGCAGGCGCGCATGGGCACGCAGCGCGCCGTGATCGTCACGCCGCGCATTTATGGCACCGACAATGCCGTGACCGTGGATGCCATTCGCCAGCTCGGTATCGACCATGCGCGCGGCGTGGCGGTGCTGCATCCCGACGTGAGCGACACCGAACTCGACGCGTTGAACGAGGGCGGCATTCGCGGCATTCGCTTCACGCTCTACACGGCGAAGCACGCGGCGGTGAGCTTCGAGATGGTCGAACCGCTCGCGCACCGCATCGCCGAACTCGGCTGGCATGTGCAATTGCACTGGACCGCCGAGCAGGTGGTCGAGCATCGCGCGCTGCTGGCGCGTCTGCCCTGCGCGATGGTGTTCGATCATCGCGCGCGCCTGCCGCTGCAGACGGGCACGCATCACGCGGCGTTCGGCATCGTGCGCGAGCTGGCCGAAGCCGGGCGCGCGTGGATCAAGCTCTCGGGCCCGTACCTCGATTCCGCAGCCGGACTCGCGGCCCGTTACGCCGACATCACGCCCATGGCGCGCGCCTGGGTCGACGCGGTGCCCGAGCGGCTCGTCTGGGGCAGCGACTGGCCGCACGTGACGGAAACGCACCAACCCGACGACGTCATGCTGCTCGATCTGCTGGCCGATTGGGCGCCCGACGACGCCACGCGCGACCGGATTCTGGTCGCGAATCCCGCCGAGCTGTACGGCTTCGCGATCTAA